GCTGGGCTTCAGCTACGGCTTCGCCAACGGCAAGTTCGGGACGGGCTATAACAACGGCACCCCCGACGCGACGGCGGGCGGCGCGGGCAACCAGGCCGGCAACCCGAGCACCCCGGCGGACGGCGTGAGCCTGACCTTCAGCGCGCTCGGCAACTTCACGGCCAACTTCAACGCGCGGATCAACGCCGTCATCACCGACGGCCAGGCCACGGTCATGGCCAACCCCAAGGTCGTGGCGCAGGACAACAAGGAAGCCTCGATCGACATCGTCAACAAGCACCCCATCCTCAGGACGACCACCACCACCACCGGCACCCAGACGAACGTCGAGTTCATCGACGTGGGCCAGAAGCTGACCATCACCCCCAGGATCGACACGGCGGGCTTCGTGACCCTCGCTCTGGCCCCCGAGGTGAGCGTCGAGGGCGGCTCGACCCTGGTGAACGGAAACTCGGTGCCCATCGTCAACACCCGCCGGGTCAAGACGAGCATGCGCGTGCGCGACCAGGAGAGCATCGTCATCGGCGGCCTGAAGCGCAACGACTCGACGGCGACCACCACCAAGGTCCCCATCCTGGGCGACATCCCCCTGATTGGCATGCTGTTCAGGAACAACGTGGTCCAGGCACGCCAGACGGACGTCGTGATCATCGTGACCCCGCGGATCCAGACCAAGGTCCAGTCCTCGACCGAGACCCTGCCCTCGAGCGGCGGCGGCAACGCCCCCGCACCGGCTGGCGGCCCGCCCCGGTTCTAAGCAGATCGATGTCGAGTTTAGCCTTCGCTTGATTTCCCCGCCCCCCGGTGGGGCGGGGCTAGGGGTGGGGGGATTAAATCAAGTTCCTCATGCCCTCGGTCGAAGACTCGGAGTGATTGGATCCCCCCACCCCCGACCCCGCCCCACCGGGGGGCGGGGAGGACTCAGGTAACGGTTTATCTCAGCCAAGCAAGCTTAGGACGAGCAGGCCTGCGACGAGGCCGCCTCTTCTGAGGCGGCCTCGTTTGCTTCACGGCATCGCGACGGAGTCGGTCGCCTCCTCCGAGGGAAGCACGGGCTCGACGACCGCCCGGCTCTGCTCCTCGCTCAGCGTCAGGCCGAACCACTGCGCGACGGTGTGGTAGTAGGCCTGAAAGTCCTCCCAGGCCACCGGCTGCCCCGCTCCGGGGAAGAGCCGCAGCCCGCGCGGCTCGGGGGCCACCATGTGAAGCTGGCGAAGCAGCCCGCCCGGGTCTTCCTTGCTGCCGAGCAGGAGGACCGGGGTCCCCTTGGCCTTCGGCAACAGCTCCGCGGTCTCGGGGCCATGCCCCCCCGCGATGCGCACGCCCGCCCCCACGCGCCAGTAGAGCCTGCCCAGCATGTTGCCGGGGTCCTGGAACCATGCCCCGCGCACGGGGGCCTCGCCCCAGTGGCCGGTCGGCGCCGCGAGCGCCAGGCTGCGGATGCTCTTCTGCTCGCTGACGGCCACGATGGCGGGCAGGGTCGACTCGCGCTCGGCAAGCACCCCCACCTGGTTGGCGCCGCGGGCGTTGAGGAAGGCCACCGCCGCCAGCAGGTCGTACTTGGCCTTGAGGTCGGGCGTCTGCTTGCCGCCGCTGTCGCCGGTGCCGCGCGGGTCCAGCACCAGCACGTCGAAGCGCGGGGCGAGCCACTGGGCCAAGGAGGCGATCGCGAAGCCCTTGCGATCGCTCGCCCAGCCCGGCACCAGCACCACGCCGATCCCGGCGCCGCGCCCCATGTAGGTCGCCTTCAGGTTCACCCCGTCGGCGGTGGTCAGGGCGACCTCCTTTGCGCTGATGGGGTAGGCGAGCTCCTCGTGCGGCAGGGTGTAGCCGGGAGCGCCCTTGAGGGTCGCGCGGTAGGCGCCCTGCGCCCACAGCACGTAGCAGGCGCCCAGCACCACGGCCGTCGCTCCGCCGAGGGCCGCGCGCGCGCGCACCCCCTGCTTCATGGCGAAGACCGCCGTCGCCACGGCGAAGACGGCGTTGAGGCCCGAGAGCAGCACGGCGATCGCGGGGTGGCGATCGCAGACCGGCGTCAGGAACTGCAGGATCCAGCCGAACAGCAGCCCGGCGCCCAGGAGCCCCCCGCTGATCCAGAGCGGATCGACAGAGGAGGGATCGAGCGAGAGCTTCGCCTCGCCCGCTGGGCGGGCGAATGAGGGGCGGGGAGTCCGGGGCTCGGGGAATGGGGGCACGATGCGACCTCGTTAGCTTGAAGGTGACGCCCTTATCATACGGCGCTTGATCCGGGCACGGCAACGCGCCGTTTAGCTCGCTTGGCACACGGGTATGCGGGGAGCATGAACAAAGTGCTGATCGCCGCGCTCGGCCTCGCCGTCGCCGGCGGGCTCGGGGCCTTCGCCGCCGACCCCAGAAACCAGGCCGCCCTTCGCCTGATCGTCACCAACATGGCCGCCGAGAAGCCCGCCATGCAGGGTGTCGCCTTCAAGGTTCCCTTCCTCAAGGATCCGCCCCCGAAGAAGGCCTATCCCGGCCTCTACCCCGAGAACATCACATGGGGGACGGACGCGGTCCTCAAGTACAGCGACCTGGGGGACGGCTACTGGCAGACGCCCGGGATCAACCTCGTTAACGGCCGCTCGGTGGAGAACGAGGCCGACGAGTGGCAGGCGCACTTCCGCTTCAAGTTCAACCCGCCCACCGATCCCCTGCACCCGGGTCACACCCTGGTCGCGATCGACTCGCCGCAGCACGCCCTGAGCTTCGCGCCCCTGGGGGCCGTGGACTTCGACGGGGTGAGGACGATCCCGGCCGACAGGTGGCTCAAGCGCAGCGAGAACGAGCGCGCGGCGGTGTGGAACCTCAAGGCCGGGGACGTGGTAGGGGTCAAGGTCGAGGCGGTCTCCTTGGCCGAGCCCGCTTCGGGCAGCGCCAAGCCGGCGGCCCCCAAGCGCCACACCTTCGTGGCGAAGCTGCTGCTCAAGAAGCTGTCGCACTCGACGGTGCGCTTCGACTTCGTCTACCGCAACGACGGCAAGCTGGACTTCCCCGCGCCCAACCTCCCGGAGCCCGCGGCGCGCCACTAATCATAATCCCCCGCCCCCCGGTGGGGCGGGGAGGAGATCACGGTTCCGCCCAGCCTTCGAACAACGTTTCGATCAGCTCGCGCATCTCGGCGAGGATGGCGCCTCTCAGGTCGTGCTCCTCGGGGAAGGCCCACTCGCCGCCGATGGTGGCGCCCTCCAGCAGCCGCCGCAGCCTCGCGGTCGCCTGATAATCGTCGAGGTAGTACCGCCCCCCGTCCCGGTGCAACTCGCGCACCTCGATGACCTTGCCCCACAGGCTCTGGTCGAAGACGATCGCCTCGCCGCTGGTGAAGGCGAGCCGGTGGGTCGTGACGAGCTCGGGATCCGGTTCGAACATGGCTGTCCTCTCTGCTCTGGTGATTCTAGCATCGCCCCTTTAAATCTTCGTGAAAGGCTCGTGCAGGCCAATCGGGCGGGTATAGTGCCTCCATAACGGGTTGAAAGGGGGCAACGATGCAGATCGATTCCATCGTCATCGAACGGGAAGACGGCCCCCTCTTCTGCGGGCTCCTGTTCTTCGAGCACGAGGCCACCGCCCAGTACCTTCCCTGGACCGTGGACCTCAACGATCCGCGCAGGATCGTCCTCAAGCTCTTCCCGCCCGAGGCAGGCGGCGCCCTGCCCGTGGTCCAGGCGCACTACGAGACCATGGCCGGCGCCATCGTCGATCGGGTCCTGCAGGACCAGTAGAGCCGCCCCTTCCTTCTTTCAACCTTCCCGTCTCCCCTGTCGCACCTCGCTCGCAGCCGTTTGGACGAGCGTTGTTCATGACAGGGGGGGATGCTACCATGGCCGGGGACATCGTGAGGCATCGCGCGTTCAGGGTTCGATCGAACCCTGCGCCGGCCTCCGTCGTCAAGAGATGCAGCAGCGTCCCCCGCCTTGTTGGAAGAAGGAATGCGCATGAACCGATTCGCCTTGAAAGCCGTGGCCGTCGCCCTCACGGTCTCGACGTTCCCGGCCGCCCTCGCGAGCGCCGCTTTCGCGGCCCCTACCCCCACCCAGCTGGTCCGGCAGGTGCTCGACTCTCAGGGCTCGGTCTCGTACACCGGCAAGCGCGTGCAGCTCCTCACCCGCCAGACCCTCGCCCTCAAGGCCTCCATGCGGGTCTTCTACCAGGACGACAAGAACTACCGCGTCACCGTCCAGGAGCCCTCGACCCTCACGGGCGTCAACCTCTGGATGAAGGACAACCGCGCCAACGTCTTCTTCCCCGCCGAGAACCTGCTCTTCCGCAACGACAACCCCACCGGCAGCAACGAGGCCGCGAGCACCATCTTCGGCCAGCTGACCGCCAATCCCGCCCTCTTGCAGCGCAACTACTCCCTGCGCATCCTCTCGGATGCCGAGGAGCCCAACAGCATCGTCGCCATGACGCCCTGCTACGTGCTCGAGGCCGAGCCCATCCGCGGCTACGTCACCCCCGGCCACCGCTTCTGGATCTCGCGGGACACCAACCAGGTCCTCAAGGAGGAGCGCACGTGGGGCAAGGGCCTCTCGCCCTACTTCTCCAGCTACTTCGAGGACTTCGTGCCCAGCCCGCGGGTGGACACCGAGGTCGGCCTGCCCTCTTCCAAGCTCAACACCGTCCAGCTCCAGCGCGACCAGAAGAACTCCTTCGTGCAGTACCGCTCGGTCGAGGAGGCCGAGAAGGCCATCGGCGAGAAGGTGGCCCTGCCTACCTACATGCCGGCGGGCTTCCAGCTCCACTCGCTCCAGTTCGCGAGCTTCTTCGGCACGCGCATCACCCTGTTGCACTACACCGACGGTCTCAACTGGATGTTCGTCTCCTACCGCCCCAAGCCCAACATGTTCCTGACCGTCATGGCCGGCGCCATGGCCCTGGGCCTGGTGGACAAGATGAGCTCGCTTAGTTACCAGGCGCCTTACAACTACTTCGGCACCGAGCAGGGCGGGCAGCTCCTCTACGCGTACGGCGACCTCTATCCGGACGATCTCCAGCGGACCGTGAACTCGGTGACCTTCGCCAGCGCTGCCAAGTAGGGTACGGAAAGAGGTCCCATGCGCATCGGCTCGTTCGGAGCGTCGCTCCTGATCCACGCCCTGGTGATCGGCGCGCTCGTCTTCCCGGCGGGCAGCGCCGCGCGTCGGGTGAAACCCTTGCCGCTGCCCACCCCGAACATCACGGTGGCGCTGGTGGAGCTGGCCAGGCTCCGGCCCAAGGCCCTCGAGACCCACACCGGGACCATCAAGTATCCCGAGAAGAAGAAAAAGCACCAGCCCCACAAGCCGGCGCCCGCTCCGAAGGCCACCCCCACGCCCGCCAAGGTGGCGGCCAAGCCGAAGCCCACTCCGAAGCCTACTCCGCTGCCCACGCCTTCGGCCAAGCCGGTTGAGAAGGACCACGAGACCTTCGAGGCGCTGCGCAAGTACAAGGAATACGCCGGCTTGACCGACGAGCAGATCCGCAAGATGCCGCTGCCCCCCGGCATGAAGGACTGGAAGTCGGTGCTGGCCATGACCAAGGAGCTGGACAAGCTCGACTGGACCCAGCCCCCGCCCGACACGGGCGACAAGGAGAAGAAGGTCTCGGGCGGCGGCTTCTTCGGCTGGGCGCCGAGCGGGCTCGGCCAGACGGCCGAGTACATGGGCGGCCCTGCCCGCGAGCAGGTGGACGGCAAGTGGCGCTATGCCTTCCAGTACTTCGGCACCGTCATGGTCGCCGAGTGGACCGAGGGCGCCACCGCCGCGAAGGTCGCCTACTATCCCTTCGGCCAGAAGCCTGACGAGGCCAAGACCTTCGAGGTGCCGGTCAAGCCGCGCGACGAGGACATGAGTGCCGCGATGATCGGGCAGTTCTACCTCATCAGCGCGGGGCAGGCCCCGCTGCCGGTGTCGAGTCAGAAGTGAATATTGAACGCCATGGCTTCGCCGGCGGTCACCCCCCCGTGGTCCCCCCATCGAGGGGGGACAGGTTAGCCGAGCGCCTTTCCGAGCTGCGCAAGGCCGCGGGCCTGACCCAGGTGCAGCTCGCCGAGCGCGCGGGCATCAGCCGTGCCTACCTGGCGGCCCTCGAGCGCGGCCTCTCCAGCGCGACCAAGGCCCCGCCCAACCCTTCGCGGGAGATTCTCGACGCGCTCGCGCGCGCGCTCGGGCTGGATCGCGCGGCCCTGCTGGGGCAGCCCGAGCGTCAGACCGCCCTGCCCTTCCCCGAAGAGGCGGCAGCTTCGCTCTCGCGCCTCGGCTTCGCGCCCGCGCCCGCGCCCGGGGGCGAGGCCGAGGCGTGGGCGCTGCCCGTCGCCGACGGCGTGGTCGAGGTGGCCGATGGGGTGGACGAGGCCCTGGGTCTTTCCCCCGGGGACGGGGTCCTGGTTCGCACCCTGGCCCCGGGCGCCGAGGCTCCCGAGGGCCTTTGCCTCATCGAGACGGGCGGCGCCTGGACCTGGGGACGCTTGGCCCGCATCGCCGGGCAGCCCTTCGCGAGCGCCCCCGACGGCAGCTACCGGCCCCTCGGCAAGGGAGCGGTTGTCAGGGCCGAGGCGATCGCCCTCGTCCGGCGGTTGCACGATCACCCGAACGGGGCATAAGAGGGGAACGGAGGATTACGTCTGATGAAGAATCTCGGAAAGCTCTTGCTCTTGTGCGCCCTGGCCCTGGCCCCTGTCGCCTGCGCCGTCGAGGAGGACGACCTCGTCACGCCCGCGGGCCCGCCCGCGACCACCGGCGGCGGCGGTACCGATCTGGGTGGAAGCATCGGAGGCGGCAACAACGCGTCCCAGAGCGCCACGCCGTAGCCCCTGTCCTGGGCCCCTCGAACCGGCGAATGCCCGCCCTTTGAAGGTTTGACGCACCTTCCCCCGCGTGTTATACCTGATGTTGCGAAAGGGTGTTCTTCGCCTTTCGCGCAGTCGACGTCGCTTGTCAGAGGACCCCAATGACCTTCTTCAAAGTTTTCCTGAGCATCTCGCAGGTCTTCCTCTCGATCGCCCTGATCGCCGCGGTACTTCTGCACTCCGCCAAGGGCGAGGGCCTCGCCGGCATCGGCGGACAGGCGCACATGTTCGGAAGCCAGAAGGGCGTGGAGGCCGGCCTCAACCGGATCACGACGGTCATCGCCGTCTGCTGGGTCCTGGTGGCGATCGTGCTGGCGGTCATGGGCCGCTCGGGTCTCTAGGGTGCGGCTGCTGATGGTCCGTAAGTTGCATCGCGCCCTTCTCCCTGCAATCCTGGCGATCACCCTCGGCCTCACCGGCTGCACCGCATCCAGCAGCAAGCGTCCCGACCCGGTGCCCTACGACAAGGTCACCTACACGATCCCCAACCCCAAGGTCCAGGGCGGCACCCTCGGCAAGGGGCAACGGATCCTGACGGGCGTCTTCTCGAGCGAACCCAACTCCTTCAACAAGTTCTACGCCGAGGGCGTCAACTCGCAGTACGCCCTGACCTTCATGTACGAGGGCCTGGTCGAGTCGAACCCCAAGACGGCCGCGGTCGAGCCCGGCCTCGCCGAGTCCTGGACGGTGTCGCCCGACAACAAGACCTTCGTCTTCAAGCTGCGCGAGGGGCTCAAGTGGTCCGACGGCCACCCCCTCACCGCCGACGACGTGGTCTTCACCTTCAACGAGATCATCTGCAGCCCCAACTTCGCCGACAACCGTCAGGTCGATGGGGTGCGGATCGACGGCAAGTTCCCCAAGGTCACCAAGCTCGACGACCTGCACGTCAAGTTCGAGCTGCCGCGCGTGTTCGGGCCCTTCCTGAGCACCGTCGCCGGCACCGCCTTCGTGCCCAAGCACCAGTGGGAGCCCCTGGTCAAGGAGAAGGACAAGAGCGGCCGTCCCAAGCTGTACCAGGCCTTCGGGGTCAACGACGACGTCACCAAGCTGATCGGCAGCGGTCCCTACACCATCGCCGAGTACATCCCGGGCCAGCACATCCTCCTCAACCGCAACCCCTACTACGGGCTGCGGGTCGACGAGGCCAGGAAGCCCCTGCCCTACTCGGACCAGATCCTGCTGCTCATCACCCCCAACTTCTCGACCGAGTCGCTGAAGATGATGGCCAAGGAAGCGGACTTCATGCTCGAGCAGGTCCGCTCCAAGGACTACCAGCTCATGAAGCCCATGGAGAAGACCAGCGGCTTCACCGTCGCCGACGGCGGCACCGACTTCGGCAGCTTCTCGGTCTACATCAACATGAGCCGGGACAAGGGCCCGAACGGCGAGTACTACGTGCCGCTCAAGAAGCAGCGCTGGTTCAACAACGTCAACTTCCGTCGGGCGCTGAGCCACAGCCTCGACCGGGACACGGTCATCTCCAATCTGGCCCTGAACCTCGCCGAGCCGGCCTATGGCCCGCTCTCGTCGAGCAATCCCTACTACACCGACGACGTGCCCAAGTACTCCTACGACCTGGCCAAGGCCAAGGCGGAGCTCGAAAAGGGCGGCTTCAAGTGGGATTCGCAGGGCCGCTGCCTCGACGACCAGGGCAACCCGGTCGAGTTCGACCTCCTGGTCTACTCCGAGAGCCCCAACTCGATCCCCTTCGGCAACATCTTCAAGGCGGACCTCGAGAAGAACGGCATCAAGCTCAACGTGAAGCCGATCACCTTCAACGCCCTGGTGGACAGGACGGGCAAGAGCCTGGACTACGACACCTGCATCATGGGCTTCACCGGCAGCACCGAGCCCAACACCGGCGCGAACCTCTGGACGAGCAACGGCACGCTGCACATGTTCAACCAGCGATCGCCCAAGTCCACCTACAAGGCCCCCAACAACCCGTGGGAGACCCGCATCGACCAGATCTACAGCGAGGCGAGCGGCACCATGGACGAGAACAAGCGCAAGGCGCTGTTCGCGGAGTGGCAGCGCATCGTCGCCAGCGAGCTGCCCTTGCTGCACATCTACAACAAGACGGCCTTCTACGTGTACCGCTCGAGCCTCCAGAACACCGAACCCACGGCGCTCACGGCCACGTTCCTGTACCACCCGTTCGTGAACTTCTGGCAGATGTACGCCGAGTAAGGAGCTGTAGCGCGTGTTTCGTTATCTCATCAAGCGCCTCCTCCAGATGATCCCCCTCTTGATCATCATCTCGGTGATCTCCTTCGGGGTGACCAAGCTCGCGCCCGGCGACTTCCTCTCCAAGATGGAGATGAACCCCAACGTCAGCGCCGAGACCATCAAGAAGGAGCGCGAGCGCCTGGGCCTCGACCAGCCGGTACAGATCCAGTACCTGCGCTGGGCGGGCAACTTCGCCAAGGGCGACATGGGCATCTCGTTCACCTACAACGCCCCGGTGGCGTCGGTGATCGGGCAGAAGCTCGGCAACACCCTGATCCTGGGGCTCGCTGCCATGCTCTTCACCTGGCTGATCGCCATCCCGCTCGGGATCTACTCCGCGGTGCGGCAGTACTCGCTGGGGGACAAGGTCGCCTCGGTCTTCTCCTTCGTCAGCCTGGGCATCCCCGACTTCTTTTTGGCGCTGCTCTTGCTCTACTTCGCGTCGCGCACGGGGATCTTCCCCATCGGCGGCATGATGAGCCCGCAGTCCTTCACCTTCCCCTGGTACCAGCAGGCGGTCGATCTGCTGTATCACCTGATCGTGCCGACGGTCGCGGTGGGCATCGGGTCGATCGCGATCCTCCAGCGCCGCATGCGCGGCAACATGCTCGACGTGCTCGGCGAGGATTACATCCGCACCGCCCGCGCCAAGGGCCTGCCCGAGAACAAGGTCATCTACAAGCACGCG
Above is a window of Pantanalinema sp. DNA encoding:
- a CDS encoding helix-turn-helix transcriptional regulator, which codes for MVPPSRGDRLAERLSELRKAAGLTQVQLAERAGISRAYLAALERGLSSATKAPPNPSREILDALARALGLDRAALLGQPERQTALPFPEEAAASLSRLGFAPAPAPGGEAEAWALPVADGVVEVADGVDEALGLSPGDGVLVRTLAPGAEAPEGLCLIETGGAWTWGRLARIAGQPFASAPDGSYRPLGKGAVVRAEAIALVRRLHDHPNGA
- a CDS encoding secretin and TonB N-terminal domain-containing protein, which codes for MRPIKLKTRATRAVLSATLALGALGAAPAPSLAQLMDSTGARPLSDQTAAPERPKLITNPTLLTLNLANADVRAILDMMGKKGGMNLVIDESVSGTVSLSLKAVPLDEALNLVLKMKALSARRIGATLLIATEETFLKKGFSGNQTALLRFDNAKVEDVEKIMKDALTDGAGGQGGGDGKGMAVNPVNAKIIKDDRTNSLLITAPEEIIDRARALKALLDVPTPQVEIDVKVLELSENASRQLGFSYGFANGKFGTGYNNGTPDATAGGAGNQAGNPSTPADGVSLTFSALGNFTANFNARINAVITDGQATVMANPKVVAQDNKEASIDIVNKHPILRTTTTTTGTQTNVEFIDVGQKLTITPRIDTAGFVTLALAPEVSVEGGSTLVNGNSVPIVNTRRVKTSMRVRDQESIVIGGLKRNDSTATTTKVPILGDIPLIGMLFRNNVVQARQTDVVIIVTPRIQTKVQSSTETLPSSGGGNAPAPAGGPPRF
- a CDS encoding ABC transporter permease, encoding MFRYLIKRLLQMIPLLIIISVISFGVTKLAPGDFLSKMEMNPNVSAETIKKERERLGLDQPVQIQYLRWAGNFAKGDMGISFTYNAPVASVIGQKLGNTLILGLAAMLFTWLIAIPLGIYSAVRQYSLGDKVASVFSFVSLGIPDFFLALLLLYFASRTGIFPIGGMMSPQSFTFPWYQQAVDLLYHLIVPTVAVGIGSIAILQRRMRGNMLDVLGEDYIRTARAKGLPENKVIYKHAVRNAINPMVTLLGYDLAALLSGFALVENVVGWPGLGQLMLQAMVGMDMTLSMAGLMIGATMLIVGNLLADLLLAAVDPRIKLEA
- a CDS encoding alpha/beta hydrolase — encoded protein: MPPFPEPRTPRPSFARPAGEAKLSLDPSSVDPLWISGGLLGAGLLFGWILQFLTPVCDRHPAIAVLLSGLNAVFAVATAVFAMKQGVRARAALGGATAVVLGACYVLWAQGAYRATLKGAPGYTLPHEELAYPISAKEVALTTADGVNLKATYMGRGAGIGVVLVPGWASDRKGFAIASLAQWLAPRFDVLVLDPRGTGDSGGKQTPDLKAKYDLLAAVAFLNARGANQVGVLAERESTLPAIVAVSEQKSIRSLALAAPTGHWGEAPVRGAWFQDPGNMLGRLYWRVGAGVRIAGGHGPETAELLPKAKGTPVLLLGSKEDPGGLLRQLHMVAPEPRGLRLFPGAGQPVAWEDFQAYYHTVAQWFGLTLSEEQSRAVVEPVLPSEEATDSVAMP
- a CDS encoding ABC transporter substrate-binding protein; this encodes MVRKLHRALLPAILAITLGLTGCTASSSKRPDPVPYDKVTYTIPNPKVQGGTLGKGQRILTGVFSSEPNSFNKFYAEGVNSQYALTFMYEGLVESNPKTAAVEPGLAESWTVSPDNKTFVFKLREGLKWSDGHPLTADDVVFTFNEIICSPNFADNRQVDGVRIDGKFPKVTKLDDLHVKFELPRVFGPFLSTVAGTAFVPKHQWEPLVKEKDKSGRPKLYQAFGVNDDVTKLIGSGPYTIAEYIPGQHILLNRNPYYGLRVDEARKPLPYSDQILLLITPNFSTESLKMMAKEADFMLEQVRSKDYQLMKPMEKTSGFTVADGGTDFGSFSVYINMSRDKGPNGEYYVPLKKQRWFNNVNFRRALSHSLDRDTVISNLALNLAEPAYGPLSSSNPYYTDDVPKYSYDLAKAKAELEKGGFKWDSQGRCLDDQGNPVEFDLLVYSESPNSIPFGNIFKADLEKNGIKLNVKPITFNALVDRTGKSLDYDTCIMGFTGSTEPNTGANLWTSNGTLHMFNQRSPKSTYKAPNNPWETRIDQIYSEASGTMDENKRKALFAEWQRIVASELPLLHIYNKTAFYVYRSSLQNTEPTALTATFLYHPFVNFWQMYAE
- the secG gene encoding preprotein translocase subunit SecG; the encoded protein is MTFFKVFLSISQVFLSIALIAAVLLHSAKGEGLAGIGGQAHMFGSQKGVEAGLNRITTVIAVCWVLVAIVLAVMGRSGL